GCCTTCTTCTAGCTCGCGAGCGAGGGCATCACGACGTTCCTGGCGCTTCTCGCGATAACGGACAACGCACATTGCAACGACGCATGgaacgatgaggaggagaaagagcCCCAGGATGCTACAGGCGATGGCAATGTAAAATTTCTTGGTGTTGGGATTGATATCActcatgatggagatgaggatgctTATTGAGAGATGATTTAGTTTGGGGAGACTTGGGaattgaagagaaagatgatgatgttggtgatgatgaagagatgggaggaaggggaagaagagatggaaagcgAGGAGGAAACTCCAACATACCTTTATGCAGATGCTTTCTGGGAAGAAAATTACTGGTTTAATGATGAatgattgatgaagaagccttCGGATTGATATCAGATGAGAGAGTGTGTGATGGTTGTTGAAGGGGGAAAACAGTCTCTCAAAAGAAGGATGGTGAAGAGGATGGAGTTTCCAAGAGGGGGAAGATTTTTCCTGACTGTGTGGCAGAGAGTGATTAGGGGGGAGGCCAGAAGAGAGCGGGAGTGATTGTGCAAGTGCTGGCAGCTGTTGTGGTCGAGTGTACACAGATCAGTAGCCTCTCGTTTTTTTCGCCCCCCTTTTTgtgtattttcttttctgcaaTACTTTTGGCTAGAGTCACTGCAGGCTAGGGAGTGATTTGGGACAAGTGAATGATTTCTTCTGATAGCACTGATACTGGGGAGTGTGAtgggagaaagagaggcgTAAGTTCCATGTCAGGGCACATTGGCCATATAGCTGTTGGCTTTGGCGAAGTTTTTGGGTTTGTTGACTATTTATTCTCCTTGTATTCATTCAAGACTACTATGCTAGCAGCCTAAGAATTTATTACATCCAATGAATATAGCAGTCCATTGTTTTGTTCGTCGATATAACGGCAATGTGCGGCTATGTTGTGCAGATGAAATTTTCGATGCTGGTTCCAGAACGTGACCACCAACGGTTAGTGACTTCGAATTGTACACTCTTTCTAGAAGCTGTTTGGAAAGAGGCTACTATTTATCCTTTATCTCTCACCTTccgtcttctttcttccatctttcaGGAATAACGCGCAGGTGAGCATAAGGATATCTCCATGTTATCACTGTAGCAGGCTGCTATTGCTCCTTGGGCGATATTTCAATACCGCGTTGCAAAAACACGCGGATTACAATCTATATTTGATACCTATGCTTCTCCCCAACAAGCCAAGAACGATGTTGCCTCGTCTCTAAAGCCGATAATTGCGGCAATAGCCCATCCTTGACACCCATTGTTATCAAACACCGAGGCAAGTCAACAAGGTTACACGTGGACATGGATAGTTTCTAcattttcatctcatctacaTTTTTCTAATTGTTCAAGACCAGGTCCTTTGTCTTGTCCTCGAGCCCGTTTCCATTCACGAGTCCGTTTCCGTTCACGCCCTTCTCCTTTGCCAGTCGCTCAGCCCTCTCCGACAGGGTCTCGCTGTTCTCGGGGTCATAGAATGGTCGCTCGCCAAAGACGGCCGTGCGTTTGCCTTCTCTCAGCTCTGTGTCATAGCCGCCTGGAACAGCTCTGTGGGCGATAATTCTGTTGTCCCAGAACGCGACCGCGCCAGGAGTCCATTTCCACCGCGCCGTCAAGTCATCTGCGTTGGAGAGGTGCTCGCGAAGGAAGGCGAGAATGTGGTGAGACTCCTGGGCGTTGAGCTCCTGGATGCGCTCGATGAAGGATGGGTTGTAAAAGAGACTCTTGAGACGGGTCACTGGATGAGTTCGGACCAGAGGATGGGCAGTGGCGATGGGGGCTCTGTGTGGTGTTCCTCCGCCGTTGATGGAAGCCAGGTACGCTCTCTATGTTTGCTCACGTTAGTTCGATTTCTGGCAGTTTCTTACGATGACAGGGATGTTTAACCATACATCTGAAGAGTGGATGGCATGGAGAccctcaatggccttctgGAAGGCGGGACTTAATTTGTCAAACAAACCGACTTGGCTGGTGAAGATTGTGTCTCCGCCGCTTGGGGGAGTCTTGACTAGGCGCAGCAGCGTGTAGGAAGGCGGGTTCACCTCGAATGAGTGATCTCCATGCCATTCCGCTGTGTAGTTGCCATGAGCTCGAGAGTTTCTgcagagaagatggtgagtTATCaggtggatggatgggttAACAGACTGGATTCAAGAACATACCCGCCTCGGCCAATGATGGTTACATGTCTGGGATCTTGCTGGTTGGGATCTCTATCTTGCTAATATCATTGCAGTTCGTGTTAGATGCCATGTCTGAGAGCACATCTATTCCAATGATACTCACAATGCCATAGTATGATGCAAGCGCATGCTGCTGGTCAAGGGTGATATCTTGGTCGCGGAAGAATACAACACCTCGCTAACATGAATGTGTCAGTTatgtctctcctcctttACGACGCTGGTGCCGCCATTCTTCAACATGTCGGAGCTCTTCATTTTGTACACACCTCGGCTACAAGCAGCGCAAGCTCATCCTTTTGCTGGTCGGTAAGTTTGCTCAGCTGGACGCCTTTGAGCTCCGTTCCGATAACTGGGGTGACTTCCTCAACGGCCGTCGCCAGGCCCAGCAGTGATGCCTTTGCCGGGTCTGCGAAAAATGCGCGATCGCGAGCTGGCTCAAATTCCTTGAGTGCAGGATGAGGAGGCTTGTAAGCCAATACGGCGGGTGTGATTGTGGTGGAGACGGTGGCCATTGTGAGTGGTGTTGatgctctttttctcttctatcCTGGATTGTCCTTTGTTCCTGGATCTCAACTTTTGGTTCTTATCAAAGAACAAGGAACAAGGGCAATATTTAAAGGATTTAACAAGAATATTGATTTGTGATCGTCCAGAATTCATTTGTGACGACCCAATCGGCTCAACATGCCGAAGTGAAGCTCTACTTCATACTGTCTGCTTATCCGGAGATGTGCTGCAAGCTCTCAGCCACAAATCTATCGCCATGTCAACTCCCAATGACGACACTTCGCCCTATCTAAGATCAAGCATTTATGTCCAAATGCGTCTCGACAAACCCCGCGGAATCGTACATGAATCCCAGCATTTCTAATCTACAGCGCCCTCCGATCTTGGGATGCGATATATGTATGTCGTGCTAACGCCGTGCATGACGCGGGGAAGCAACCTGGAAGTAGCATCGCGATATGGAATCAAAGATACGCATTCGTCACTTGTCATCTGGCCTAACCCAGACCAGGGCAATGGTACCATTATAATGTCGCAAACGCCATCACCACACAACGGAATCCCACGGCGAGTCGGGCAATAGATTGACAGCAACTATTTGCGCCTTGGAGGTTATTATATGCGACGCTATACGCGGTTGCAGCGCTTTGTCTATGCGGCTGCTCGGATATGATACCATTTCCATGTCGAAGACGTGATTTTTCCAAGAGCGCATCGCACATCTTTAGATCGACGTGCGCAACGTTTCTACTATAGCCATAATAGATTCTTGTCTAGAGGCAGCGTTACTAGGGGAGGAGCAGAAAGGCGGACGTTTGGGGGGGAGTCGGGGGTTCAATGTTATATATACGACCGACGATGAGCTTGTTTCGAAATGCGAGATTACTATTCTTCCGGCTTCATATCCGTCTTCATCGTTTATTTGTGTATCCGCAACCATGAATTCTGAACCAACTAGATCGCAGGAGTTGAGTGAGAAGGGATCGCCGTATGATGGGGCGAGCTCAGCATCCAACGataacagcaacaacaactctaacaacaacagcaacgaCAATGAAAAGTCCGCGGTTGTTGTCAAGTCCCAGGATGACCAAGACGAGGCATCTTCCACTTCCGTCAGTGACGTATTTGACGTTAAGCAATTTGATCCTGTCTTGGCCAGGAAGATGGCGCTTGTCAACCAGGCAATCGATGAGATCGGCATGACCAGCTTCCAATGGAACCTATTCTGGCTCAACGGTTTCGGATATACAGTTGATTCGGTACGCAGTTCTTCTCGTTATATGTTGTTTTCTGAAATATCATGTTGTAAACTAACATGTGGGAAACGCTCTTCTCGCACAGCTTCTCGTTGTTTGCCAGTCCATCGCAAATCCTGCCGTACAGCAAGAGTATGGAAACCCCAGTGCTCACGTTTCCGGCATCCCGCTGGCTTCGCAGATTGGACTCCTCGTCGGCGCTGGCCTCTGGGGTTTCACTGCCGACATCATTGGTCGGAAGCTGGCATTCAACACAAGTCTCATGTCGTGCGCCGTCTTTGTCCTGATTGCTGGTGCCATGCCGTCTTACATCTCCTTTGCTACCATGTGAGTTTCCTCTCAAGCATCCACATGTTAGATGACCGGTAACTAATAACAGATCGTGACCTATGAATCAGTGTGGCCCTCTATTCCGCAGGTGCTGGCGGCAACTACATCCTCGATGCAACCAACTTTCTCGAGTTCCTCCCTACCACCCATGCTTGGCTCGTCACGTTCATGGCCGTCTGGTGGGCAGTTGGATATACCATCACCGGCCTCCTTGCTTGGGCCTTCATGGGCAACTTCAGTTGCGCCCCCGATGCCACGCCCGAAACATGTAGTCGAGCCGATAACATGGGCTGGAGATACCTTCATTTCACCTGTGGTGGCCTTGTCCTAATCATGGCCATTGCCCGCTTTGCCCTTGTGCGCATGGTGCAGACGCCGCGATGGCTCATTGCCCAGAACCGTGACGAAGAGGTCATCAAGACTCTCAACGGCATTTCTCTCAAGGCCGGAAAGTCTCATAGCCTGACACTAGAACAACTACAGGCGGAGGGCATCGTTCTGCATACTCAGGAGTCGGCCTGGTCTGCCACTCGGCTCAAGATGCACTTCAAGGGCCTCTTCCAGACGCGGCAGCTTGCTTGGTCTACcactgtcatcatcgccaactGGTTCGTCATTGGGATGGTGTCTCCCCTGTATAGCGTCTTCTTGCCATTCTATCTTGCATCTCGTGGTGCCGATTTTGGCGAGAGCTCGACTTATCTTACGTGGAGAGACTATGCCATCAACCAGGTTGCAGGGCTCGTCGGCCCAGTCATAGCCGCCGTTCTGGTCGAGACGAAGTTCTTGGGCCGTAGAGGCACACTCGCCATTGGAGctttgacgacgatggtTCTCCAGTTTGGCTATACGCAGGTCAAGAATGAAGTGCAGAATGTTGGCGTTTCAGCTGCCATTTCCGCGGCATCGTGAGTCCCCTGCTGACACCTACTCTTCCCTTAGTATTTTTGAATAAAGGCTGACATTTTACTGTTGTAGCAACATTTACTATGGAACCATTTATGCATATACTCCTGAAATTTTGCCCTCTGCCCATCGCGCCACGGGTTATGGCATCTGTGTTGTTCTCAACAGAGTCGGCGGCATTCTGGGAGTTTTGGTTGGAAGCTATGCAAACGTAGAGACGACGGCtcctttgtttgtttgcgCGGCGTTGTTTGGGCTGCTTGTTATTTTGAGTGTAATTCTTCCGTTTGAGTCAATGGGCAAGAGAAGCGTATAGAGcaaataaataatttatcTTTTcactctttctttctttcataaGATAGGACGGGATGCGGAAGCACGGCACTGCATATATCGCTGTCACATGAATTGGCAGAAATGGTGCATGCTGAACCGACTCAAGTTGCTGCTGTAGCAATAGATGCCTGTTCTTCTGATATTGCGTCAACAGGTTTAAAATCCCGTTGTTCTGTCATGAATTGTATTTGTCGCTGGTTATCCTCGGGCAAAAAAACATCATCGGCCTTCCGGAACCGGATATCTCGAGTAGAACCGGCAACGAACCGGAGATGCCCTGAAAATCGATGCTTCTCGGCTCAAGAGATTGCGGGGATGGCACTTGACATCTGACTCGGGACCTAAAAAGACTTCGGCGTCCAAGCGTCCGGGCCGGACACCGGAGGGAGAGACGGTGACGGAACTGGTTCGAGTTTCGTTCAGCTAATATAAACGGACTCAGCTAATATAAATGGGCAAGATGATTGCGATCCGGGGTCTAGTGCGCGAATTTGTATGCGCATGATCAAACCATTACGTGGTGGCAAATCTCCCCCACACGGCGGCACAGTTAGAATATTCTGCACAGGGGTTTTGGAATTTTGTTATCTGGGCTGACTCGCTGAAGGATggaggctgttgttggtcaTGAGATGCGTAAGAAAACTTTTTACTTAGTTTCCTTATCGTCAAAAGCTGCCCAATTATTGAATGTCGCTATCAGAAACACTCGATACTGTAATGTGAAAGACGCAGATGTAATATGTAAACCGTAAAATTATTCTTTTCAGGGCCAAACTATGATGCCAACCAATCCTTTCCATATGCTACAAAAGCCCAACTAAAATGAAATATCGCTTTCTCTTGATTAAACAACGCCCCTATGCTTCCCAAAATGGTTTCAATTTTTCAGTCTATGCTGATCCAAGAGCCTTGTCCAATGCGGAAATCAAGAAAGGAACTGCATGATCATTAGTAAATAGAAACGACAAATTGTCTTGGTTGATCAGATTGGACTTACTGTGAGCCTCCTCGAAGATGAGCATGGGACGGAGTCGCACCGTCTGGGTGCCGCATGTGCCAATGTTGACGCCcaggctcttcatcttcttgacgagGCTAGCCGGGTCGGTTGTGTCAAAGGCAATGTATGTTCTGAACAAGCATCATTAGCAGGGGCACTTTGATACCGATTAATTTCATTATAGAAACTTACCCTTGTCCCTTGCCGCGCAGGTTCCTGACAAGCTGGGGGTACTTGGTAGCGAGGCGCTCGAGTTCGCTGTAGAGGGCGACACCAACGCGAGCCTGGAAATCTAGTTAGCCTTTGGGAATGGCTCAAAGGGGGAAATATCTGTTGGACTTACGGTTTGGCTGACGAGATCGCGGGCAAGAATCTCCTCGACAACGGCCTTGCTCATGAGAACACGGGCTGGGTCACCAATCCAACTAGTTTTTAGTGTTAGCGCATATATTCAGTATCATAGATTTGCGTTCACATCATAATCGGGCACAACTAACGTGTTGAACTGGCGGTAAGCCTTATCAGGGACCAATCTGGGGTTACCAAAGTAGTAACCGGCAGTCTGGGCCTTCTTGGAGAAAGTGACAATATCAGGAGGAGAAGTCAGGTTCCAGTGCTGGTGGCCCCAGAATTTGCCGGTGGCGCCGAATCCTGTGCATGATGCATTAGCGACATCGTATTTGGGGCGGCAGTTATCCTGCGTATGCAGATCAGATTAACGTACCAGTCTGGACCTCGTCAACAATCATGGTGACGTTGTGCTTCTGGGTGATGTCACGAAGGCCCTGGAAGAAAGCAGGGGAGGCGTGGTTGTCACCACCCTCACTCTGAATGGGCTCAACGATCAAACCAGCGACGGGGAATTGCCTATGCAAAAACGTGTCAGTGGAAAATTGTACCATTTATACTGATAGTGGCTTAAACGAACCATGTGGTGATGAGCTCCTCGACCTTATCGAGGCATCGCTTCTCCTCGGCGGCGTTCTCAGCGGCGAACTTGTCAAGAGGATACTTCAGGGCAGGGAAGGGTGCCTGAGGCCAGTTGAATGAAGGAATATCGAGCTTGTGAACAGCCTTTGAGCGGGTGGCAGACAAGCTACCGAATCCTCGTCCGTGGAACGAGTTGGCAAAGCTGAGAATGGCGAGTTCGGGTGAACCGGGCTTTGCGTTGTTGAGGCACGAGCTGACTTCGTGGTCGGACCATTCGACACCCTCACCACGCTGCTTGCGGCGGTACAGCATGAAAGCCGCCTTGAAGGCAAGCTCGTTGGCCTCAGAGCCGGACTGAGCAGTGAAGATCTTGTCACATCCCTCAGGGGCGACCTTGAGAAGACCGTTCTTCAGTGAGTCGTGCCAGTGGCTGGAGGGGAAGTTGCCCAGAGCAGGACGGTTGACCAGGGCAGAGATCATCTCACGGGACTGAGCGGCCTTGGTGAGAGTTGGGTTGTTGTAACCAACAGGAATGGAGGCAATCTGAGAGTAGCTGATTGAAGCTGTTAGCCATGATATGATCATGTATTTCATGAGACATCTCAAACATACACATCAAGATACTGGTTGCCGTCAACATCGACAATGCTTCACATATAAGTTAGCCTCCACGTTCTCTCTAAATGCATGGCAAGAATAATCATACTAGTTGCCCTCGCTCTTGTCGTAATCAGCAACAAAGTAAAAAGCTCGGTTATCAAAGAATGagcccagcttctcggcTTCGGCCTTAGACTGAGGTCCAGGGACCTCGGTGGCCACTTTCACTTCACGAACAGAAGACATTGTAGAAGGAACTTGATGTGATGAGCTTCAGGTTCGCTGGAGTATGTATGAGTTGGTGATACTTtagagatgaaaaaaaaagaaggttTGGAAGATAGGCTCTTATAGTTAAATTCCTGATACCCCGGAACTGCGATTCCCGGTTGACAGAGTGGCGGATGCGGGGAATCCACACTAGAGATAGAGCAGGAGGGAAGCATATTGGAGGAGAGAGTCGACCGGCCCGGTTCCGGTTCCGTGCCGGCCCCACGTGAACAACCAACTTCCGGATGTCCAAAGCCGAAATTGTAGAATGTAGAAGACGATATCGGAATCGACGGATTAGGGGACTGGAGAAGATTGTTATATGAGATAAAAGATTGATCATCCAACGATGTGCAACTCGTACGATAAGGATGGAGGCGAAATGATTTGGGTGTAATAGGGATGCACCACATTGGTGAAATCTTGAGTGGAGCCTAGCAACCACTGCTACGACATCGATCGATTTTTATATCCAGAGATAAGAATCATCATAGAAAAGCGGCGGCTCTCTTTTGATACAGAGTATCTTCAATAATGCGCCGGCTAAGAAGAGGTTTACACGTTGCACGTATAGCCTCTCAAGTATATTAACACACTGTTTCACAGATGCTTCGATTGGGCACCCAGGTCGCCAATGCCGAGAGGTCGACAGACTCTGTTGATGAAATCGCAATCGTCGCAGTTCTCAGCAACTCCTGGATATCAATTTCAAGGGAGAACTCGCCTTCTCTGGTGCAGATA
This genomic stretch from Trichoderma breve strain T069 chromosome 1, whole genome shotgun sequence harbors:
- a CDS encoding major facilitator superfamily domain-containing protein, which translates into the protein MNSEPTRSQELSEKGSPYDGASSASNDNSNNNSNNNSNDNEKSAVVVKSQDDQDEASSTSVSDVFDVKQFDPVLARKMALVNQAIDEIGMTSFQWNLFWLNGFGYTVDSLLVVCQSIANPAVQQEYGNPSAHVSGIPLASQIGLLVGAGLWGFTADIIGRKLAFNTSLMSCAVFVLIAGAMPSYISFATIVALYSAGAGGNYILDATNFLEFLPTTHAWLVTFMAVWWAVGYTITGLLAWAFMGNFSCAPDATPETCSRADNMGWRYLHFTCGGLVLIMAIARFALVRMVQTPRWLIAQNRDEEVIKTLNGISLKAGKSHSLTLEQLQAEGIVLHTQESAWSATRLKMHFKGLFQTRQLAWSTTVIIANWFVIGMVSPLYSVFLPFYLASRGADFGESSTYLTWRDYAINQVAGLVGPVIAAVLVETKFLGRRGTLAIGALTTMVLQFGYTQVKNEVQNVGVSAAISAASNIYYGTIYAYTPEILPSAHRATGYGICVVLNRVGGILGVLVGSYANVETTAPLFVCAALFGLLVILSVILPFESMGKRSV
- a CDS encoding taurine catabolism dioxygenase tauD, tfdA family domain-containing protein: MATVSTTITPAVLAYKPPHPALKEFEPARDRAFFADPAKASLLGLATAVEEVTPVIGTELKGVQLSKLTDQQKDELALLVAERGVVFFRDQDITLDQQHALASYYGIQDRDPNQQDPRHVTIIGRGGNSRAHGNYTAEWHGDHSFEVNPPSYTLLRLVKTPPSGGDTIFTSQVGLFDKLSPAFQKAIEGLHAIHSSDRAYLASINGGGTPHRAPIATAHPLVRTHPVTRLKSLFYNPSFIERIQELNAQESHHILAFLREHLSNADDLTARWKWTPGAVAFWDNRIIAHRAVPGGYDTELREGKRTAVFGERPFYDPENSETLSERAERLAKEKGVNGNGLVNGNGLEDKTKDLVLNN
- a CDS encoding aminotransferase class-III domain-containing protein — its product is MSSVREVKVATEVPGPQSKAEAEKLGSFFDNRAFYFVADYDKSEGNYIVDVDGNQYLDVYSQIASIPVGYNNPTLTKAAQSREMISALVNRPALGNFPSSHWHDSLKNGLLKVAPEGCDKIFTAQSGSEANELAFKAAFMLYRRKQRGEGVEWSDHEVSSFANSFHGRGFGSLSATRSKAVHKLDIPSFNWPQAPFPALKYPLDKFAAENAAEEKRCLDKVEELITTWQFPVAGLIVEPIQSEGGDNHASPAFFQGLRDITQKHNVTMIVDEVQTGFGATGKFWGHQHWNLTSPPDIVTFSKKAQTAGYYFGNPRLVPDKAYRQFNTWIGDPARVLMSKAVVEEILARDLVSQTARVGVALYSELERLATKYPQLVRNLRGKGQGTYIAFDTTDPASLVKKMKSLGVNIGTCGTQTVRLRPMLIFEEAHIPFLISALDKALGSA